A portion of the Candidatus Atribacteria bacterium genome contains these proteins:
- a CDS encoding stage V sporulation protein E produces the protein MLIEKKSPDLWLFIVVILLIAIGLCMVFSSSYIMAYKWYEDSY, from the coding sequence ATGTTAATAGAAAAAAAATCTCCCGATTTATGGCTTTTTATCGTAGTAATTTTACTGATAGCTATTGGCTTATGTATGGTTTTTAGTTCAAGTTATATTATGGCCTATAAATGGTACGAAGATAGTTAT